The genomic region CGGGGTTACCCGCAAGGTATATAGCACTTACATTGTCACAAAAAACTAAGGTTGCTTGTTTCGGTGAATGATGAAGTTCGAGCAGCAAGTTACGTAACCAACAAACTTCGGAGACCACATTTGCAACCCCACGGTATTCTGCTTTGGCACTAGAACATGAGAGTGTTGGTTGTCGTTTTGAAGACTACGAAAGGAGATTGTCTCCCATATAGACACAATAACCCGAGGTTGAACGTCGCATATCGGGGCAGCCTCCCCAATCGGCGTCAGTGTAAGCGACAAGAGAAGATTGTTGAGCCGGTTGAAGATGTAACCCGTAATGAATTGTGCCACGTATATATCGAAGAATACGTTTAAGAGCATGCATATGGGAAGTAGTTGGGCAGTGCATGTGAAGACATATTTGTTGAACGGCATAAGAGATATCGGGTCGGGTGAAAGTCAAATATTGAAATGCACCAGCGAGACTTCGGTATTCCGTGACATTGTCCAGCGGAGTGCCGGTGTTAACGCTCAATTTTTGCTGGGTATCGACAGGTGTGGCTGCTGGGTTACAATCCGCAAGACCCGTTCGTTCAAGTATTTCTTTGGCGTATTTTTCTTGAGAAAGAAACATGGTATTTTTGTTGCGGGTGACTGATATGCCAAGGAAATAAGTGAGCGGTCCGAGATCGGTCATTGCAAATTCTTGTGAAAGTTGAGACATAAATCTGTCACGGAGAGCATTAGAGGAAGTGATTAGCaaaatgtcatccacataaagtAATATAAAAGCCATGTGATCTTGTTCCTTGAAGATGAAGAGTGAGTGATCACATTGGCTGTGCTTGAACCCCATTTTGAAAACGTAGTCCGCGAAGCGTTGGTACCACGCTTGGTGCTTGCTTGAGCCCGTATAAAGACTTTTTAAGAAGACAAACATGATTTGGGTAATGTGGATCCCGAAAACCCATCGGTTGATGCATAAAAACGGTTTCGTTGGGGTTCCCATGTAGAAACGCGTTTTTCACATCTAATTGGTGAACCGGC from Helianthus annuus cultivar XRQ/B chromosome 10, HanXRQr2.0-SUNRISE, whole genome shotgun sequence harbors:
- the LOC110882270 gene encoding uncharacterized mitochondrial protein AtMg00810-like, with protein sequence MAFILLYVDDILLITSSNALRDRFMSQLSQEFAMTDLGPLTYFLGISVTRNKNTMFLSQEKYAKEILERTGLADCNPAATPVDTQQKLSVNTGTPLDNVTEYRSLAGAFQYLTFTRPDISYAVQQICLHMHCPTTSHMHALKRILRYIRGTIHYGLHLQPAQQSSLVAYTDADWGGCPDMRRSTSGYCVYMGDNLLS